From the Chryseobacterium sp. G0201 genome, the window CCTAAATTTTTATTTTCAATAATTAAAGTCTGTGGAGCTTTTACTTTCAGGTTTTTGTTGGTTTTATCGTAGGCAAATTTTAAAGACCGTTGATTTTTAATTCTTACATTTTCTCTGTCGGAACCAATGAATGTATTCAGAAAATAATAGATGTAATTTTTGTAAGCTTCTTCAGTGTAAGGAATAATTTTAACCTCTTCGATTGTATTGGTCTTAATTAAAACAACTCTCAATGTTTTATTGATAACTTCAGAAAGCTTTGTTGTAAAAGTTTCATAATTTTCCTTTTGGAAGACCAAACTTCCACTGGTTTGTGATGCTACATTAAGACTAAAACTTCCATCTTCCTTTGAGATAGTATTGATTTTGGTTCCGTCCAGATAAATATTGACATTGGCAATTTTCTGTTCGGCATCATTTACAACCGTACCTTTAATGATTTGGGCAAATACACTGTAAAGAGGTAGTAAAAATAGAAATAGTAATATCGTTTTTTTCATGGTAAAACAATATTACTATATTTATAGTGATAAAAAAAGTTTTTATTAAATATTTAGTGAATGAAAATAATTTAACCAATTCTCACGCTTGTCATACTCAAAGAACCGCCAATTAATTCATCATTAAATAAGACTAAATTTTCCGCTTTATCTTTCAATCCTAATGTATAGATTAACGGTAAATAATGATCCGGAGTCGGAACTGCATATTGTAAAAATGTTCCCTGTTTCTGATAATCAATAATGGGTTGGAAATTACCATCAAGAAGCCAATTATTGGTTTTCTCTCTGGCTTCAATTGCCCAATCCCAGCCGGCTCCAACGGTATCAATATTTTTCCAGTCGATCAATCTTAAATTATGAACAATATTTCCGCTTCCGATAATAAGAATACCTTTTTTGCGAAGTTTATTTAATTTTTGAGCCAATTCAAAATGATATTGCGGAGGTTTTGTATAATCAATACTCAACTGAATCACAGGAATATCCGCATTAGGATACATATGTTTGATAACAGACCATGCGCCATGATCCAGTCCCCAATTATGATCTTCCTCAACCAAGATAGGAGCCAAAAGTTCAGCTGTTTCTTTTGCCAGTTCAGGACTTCCGGGAGCGGGATATTCTACATCAAACAACGCTTTCGGAAAACCTCCAAAATCATGAATCGTTCTTGGCATATCCATCGCCGTCACAAAAGTTCCCGGAGTATACCAATGGGCGGAAATACACAAAATAGCATTCGGTTTGGGAATCTCTGTCGCGGCTTTTCTGAAACCCTTTACAAACTGATTTTCTTCAATCGCATTCATCGGCGAACCGTGCCCAAGAAATAAAACAGGCATTCTTTGCGTACTTTGAAAATTGTCACTGATATTTTGTAGATCGTTGAGGTTCATACTATAGTATTAAAAAAGAAAAAGGTTCAAGGTTTTTAGAAAATCCCTGAACCTTTTATGATTAAATTTTTTTGGATGTTTTTGGTTAATTTGTCCCGTTGGGCTCCCAAAAATCCGTTTTATTATGCTTGTTTTACAAACTGTAAATCTCCTGCTAATTTTACATCTTCGCTTACCATTACACCTCCAGCTTCAAGAGCAGCATTCCAGTTTAATCCGAAGTCTTTTCTGTTGATTTTCCCTTCAAAAGAGAAACCAGCTTTAGTATTTCCCCATGGATCAACGTTGATTCCGTTAAAATCTACATCAAGAGTGATAGGTTTTGTAATACCGTTAATCGTTAAATTTCCAGTTACAGCACCATTCAAGGCCTGAGAATCGAAAGTAATTGTAGGGTTCGCTTCTGCATTGAAAAACTCTGCAGATTTAAGGTGATTATCTCTGTCTGCATTATGAGTTGAAACAGAATCAGTCTGAATCGTTGCAGTCGTTTTAGCGTTTGCGAAAGTATCATCATCAGCATCAATTTCTGCAGTGAAGTTGGTGAAGTTACCTTTAATGTTTGAAATCATCATGTGTTTTACTTTGAAAGTAATTTCACTATGCGTTGGGTCTAGGTTCCATTTTGTTGCCATTGTAATATGTTTTTTTATTGTTATTTATACTGCAAATTTAGGATAAGGTATAGGTTCAAATCATTGACGTAAGATAAGAAATGAATATCGTAACAATTTTAACTTCAAATTAACATTACAACCTATCATTCGACGAAGGAGAAATCTATTACTTATTCTTTAGAAGCTATTTCCCGCTTTCCATTACAATCTTTTTTTTCAAAAAAGGATTTTCATTGCAATCGGGGCTAGGGTATTGGTCGCCATCATTACGATTTGTCTTTGCGAGGAGCGAAGTGACGAAGCAATCTCAAAACATCAAAATATTTATAACGAATCACCATACAGTTTATCATTTCGTAAGAATCTTAACAATCATTATTAAAAAGTAAATATAAATTCTACGCTCCACTTCGTTCCGTTCTGAATAACAAAGACACCGTACAACTATTGTTAGGAGAGTCGCAAAAAACCAAAAACTAACAACCATCAACCAAAAACTATTAAATCTAATTTAACATTTCTTAACGGTTAACTTTTATTTCTTATTTTTGATGGATTCAATTTTATACAATGAAATTACATAGATTTTCTTTATTGATGGTAGTTTTGGGCGGATCGGTTTTTGCCCAGACTCAGAAATTCACGATGGCGGAGGCTGTAAACGGGTTGAGAACGAACTTAGCAGTGAAAAATATCTCTCAATTTTCATGGTCTGGAGATGGTAAATCTTACATTCAGGCAGTGAAAGGCGGATATTTAATCACAGATCTAAAGACTGCAAAACAGGATACTTTGGTTTCTTTGACGCAGTTGAACAGAAGTTTTTCTGATAATAAACTAAAAGCAGTTCCACAGATCAAATTTATCAGCAAATCTCAAGGATACTTTAATGCGAACGGTCAAATGATCTGGGCTGATAAATCCGGAAGCGACTGGAAAGTAAAAAGCTCAACATCTTTAGATGGAAATGCTGCGAATGTAAAAGTGTTTAATGATAATCAGACTTTTGCCTACACAGTAAAGAATAATTTATTTGTCAATAAAAACGGAAAAGTAATCGCAGTAACGAATGATTCTAACGAAAATATTCTTAACGGTGCTGCCAATGTCCACAGAAACGAATTCGGGATCGATAACGGAATTTTCCCAGCACCAAATTCGGAAAGTGTAGCATTCTACAGAATGGATCAGACGATGGTTGCAGATTATCCTGTGATCGATTGGTCGGTAACTCCGGCGGTAAATCACAATATCAAATATCCGATGGCGGGGCAAAAGTCTCACGAAGTTACATTGGGGGTTTACAATATTAAAAATCAATCAACGACTTTCCTGAAAGTTGAAGGTGAGAAAGATCAATATTTAACAGCAATTACCTGGAGCCCGGATTCAAAATATATCTTTGTTGGAGTGTTGAACAGAGGTCAGAATCATATGAAAATGAATCAGTATGATGCTGTTACAGGAGATTTAGTGAAAACTTTATTTGAAGAATCGGACAGTAAATATGTTGAGCCTCAACATCCATTAACTTTCTTCCCAAATTCTACTACAGACTTTATCTGGCAGAGTCAGAGAACGGGTTATAATCATTTGTTTCATTATAGTTTAGAAAAAGGTTTGGTTGCTCAGATCACAAAAGGAGATTGGCTGGTAACGGACATTTTAGGTTTTAATGAAAAGAAAAAGGAAATTTATTTCACTTCTACGAAAGAAACTCCTTTGGAAAAACATTTATACAGAATCAATTGGGCTAACTTTAAACTACAGAGATTAGACAATGCAGAAGGCGTTCACACAGGAGTTTTAAGCAGTGACGGAAATTATTTATACGATGTTTACAGCAATGCCAACACGCCAAAAGTTGCGAACATTATTAATACAAATACATTAAAATCCGATAATATTCTTACAGCTGAAAATACATTGAAAAATTATCAGCGACCTGAAATTAAAAATGTAAACCTAAAAGCTGACGATGGTACACCTTTATACGGTAAAATAATCCTTCCGACGAATTTTGATCCGAACAAAAAATATCCTGTAATTGTTTATCTGTACAACGGACCACATTTACAATTGATAACGAATACTTTCCCTGCCTCAGGAAACCTTTGGTACGAGTATATGGCTCAAAACGGATACATTATTTTCACAATGGATGGAAGAGGTTCTGCCAACCGTGGAATGAAGTTCGAGCAGGCTGTTTTCAGAAACTTAGGAACAACCGAAATGAATGACCAGATGAAAGGGGTAGATTATCTAAAATCTCTTCCTTATGTTGATTCAGAAAAATTGGGTATTCATGGATGGAGCTTCGGTGGATTTATGACGACAAGTTTCATGACTCGTCATCCTGAAGTTTTCAAAGTAGGTGTTGCAGGTGGTCCGGTGATCGACTGGAGCATGTACGAGATCATGTACGGCGAAAGATATATGGATACACCTCAGGAAAACCCACAAGGGTACGCAGCAGCTAATTTATTGGATAAAGTTCAGAACTTGAAAGGTAAATTATTGATGATCCACGGTGCGCAGGATGATGTGGTGGTTTGGCAACATTCTATCAAATTCATTAAATCTGCGGTTGATAATGGAGTTCAGCTAGATTACTTCGTTTATCCGGGACATCCACACAACGTGATCGGAAAAGACAGAGTACATTTGATGCAGAAAGTAACCGATTATTTTGATCAGAACTTGAAAAAGTAATCATTAAAAATATAGAATGAACTTTGTAAAAGTAGATAGAGTCCACTTTCATACGTTTGATTCGTTAAGATTTCTATCTTTTTTATTAGTTTTCTTACATCATTCCCCCATTCCTACAGACAGTGTATTGCACTATATTTCTAAGGGAGGGGGGATTGGTGTTTCTTTTTTCTTTGTGTTAAGCGGTTTTTTAATTACCTATATTTTAATTCTTGAAAAGCTTAATAACCAAAATAAAATTTCACTTAAAAAGTTCTTTAAAAGAAGAATATTAAGAATATGGCCCTTGTATTATGCGATGGCTATTTTTGCATTTTGTACGCCTTTTATCCTGACTTTTTTTCATATTTCGTTTTCTAATGACGGTTACGAGCCGAATTGGTTCTTTACCTTTACATTCCTCGAAAACTATATGATGATGTACACCGGAAGTTTTCCGAATGTGGCTCCATTGCCTGTTATTTGGTCGCTTTGTATTGAGGAGCATTTTTATATTATCTGGGGACTTATTTTCTATTTTATATCATTAAAAAATATTCCAAAGCTTATTGTTGTAAGTATTTTGGTCTCATTTTTAACCAAGATTGTGTATGAAACATATAATATTCCGACTGTAGATATTTTTACGAATATTGATAATTTTGCTTTTGGAACAATTCCGGCTTACTTATTTGTTTTTCATAAAGAAATTATTAAAAAACTGAATGAAATTCCGTCTATTTATAAATATTTTTATGCTGTATTTGTCTTATCAGCCATTGTCATAAGATTAAATACGACAGTAATTCCTGATGTAAAAATTAATTCACTTTTCTTTGGAATGCTGTTTTCTTTACTGATTCTATTCACTTTGGGAGAAAAAAATGTATTTAAAATCTCAGATAAAACCATATTGGCCCGTCTTGGAAAATACACTTACGGTTTATACTTAATTCATCCGATATGCATTAGTTTATTTGTCAAAATGGGGGAGAAGTATCATTTAAATTGGTATTCTATTACTTCATTGGCGTTTGTTTTCACTGTAATTTTTGCCTATTTATCCTATCATCTTTTCGAGAAACAATTTTTAAAGCTTAAAGGTTCAAACTAAGTTTGACCATTGTTCGTTCTTACCATCGATCAATGTTTTTAAATATTGATAGCCGTAATTTTGTCCTATCTAAAAATCAAAAAATATGGAATTAGGAATAGGAATGTTTGGCGACTTATCTTTTGACCAGACAACCGGAAAATATAGAGATGCAGGCGTAAAGATTCGTGAAATTCTTGAGCAGGTAAAAACAATGGATGAGGTGGGAATTGATGTTTTCGCGATGGGAGAGCATCACCGTCCGGATTATGCGGTTTCGTCACCAGAAATTGTTTTGGCTGCAGCTGCAAGTATCACCAAAAATATAAAATTGGCAAGTGGTGTAACGGTTTTAAGTTCATCCGAGCCTGTAAAAGTATATGAAGACTTTTCAACATTAGATTTAATATCAGACGGTAGAGCCGAAATATTCGTAGGAAGAGGGAGTTTCATAGAATCTTTTCCGTTGTACGGATATTCTTTGAACGATTATGAACAGCTTTTCGATGAAAAATTAGAATTATTATTAAAAATAAATTCAGAAGAAAATGTTTCGTGGTCTGGAAAGCTTCGTGCGCCGATGCAAAATCAAACCGTTTATCCAAGAGCAAAAAATGATGGCAAATTATCAATCTGGAGAGCTGTTGGCGGAACACCACAATCGGTTTTAAGCGCTGCACAATTGGGAATGCCTTTGGTGGTTGCTATTATTGGCGGAATGCCGATTCAGTTTAAAAATTTAATCGAATTTTATAAGCAGGAATACCAAAAAGCAGGTCATGATGTATCTAAAATGCAGATCGCGATTCACTCACACACTTTTGTAAGTAACGACCAAAATGTTGTAGACGGATATTTTAATAATTACAAGTCTCAGATGGATAGAATCGGAGCTTCCAGGGGTTGGGCGCCTTATACAAAAGCGCAATATGATGGTGGAAGAAACAAAGATGGCGCTTTATTCATCGGAAGTCCGGCAGAAGTTGCAGATAAAATTGCTTACATGAAAGAAATTTTCGGAATTACGAGATTTATCGGGCATATGGATGTCGGCGATCCCGCTCATGATGTGATGATGAAATCTATTGAATTATTTGGTGAAAAAGTAAAACCTATTGTTCAAAATTGATAAAATAAAACCTCTGCTGAAATTT encodes:
- the ygiD gene encoding 4,5-DOPA dioxygenase extradiol, whose protein sequence is MNLNDLQNISDNFQSTQRMPVLFLGHGSPMNAIEENQFVKGFRKAATEIPKPNAILCISAHWYTPGTFVTAMDMPRTIHDFGGFPKALFDVEYPAPGSPELAKETAELLAPILVEEDHNWGLDHGAWSVIKHMYPNADIPVIQLSIDYTKPPQYHFELAQKLNKLRKKGILIIGSGNIVHNLRLIDWKNIDTVGAGWDWAIEAREKTNNWLLDGNFQPIIDYQKQGTFLQYAVPTPDHYLPLIYTLGLKDKAENLVLFNDELIGGSLSMTSVRIG
- a CDS encoding YceI family protein; translation: MATKWNLDPTHSEITFKVKHMMISNIKGNFTNFTAEIDADDDTFANAKTTATIQTDSVSTHNADRDNHLKSAEFFNAEANPTITFDSQALNGAVTGNLTINGITKPITLDVDFNGINVDPWGNTKAGFSFEGKINRKDFGLNWNAALEAGGVMVSEDVKLAGDLQFVKQA
- a CDS encoding S9 family peptidase, with the translated sequence MKLHRFSLLMVVLGGSVFAQTQKFTMAEAVNGLRTNLAVKNISQFSWSGDGKSYIQAVKGGYLITDLKTAKQDTLVSLTQLNRSFSDNKLKAVPQIKFISKSQGYFNANGQMIWADKSGSDWKVKSSTSLDGNAANVKVFNDNQTFAYTVKNNLFVNKNGKVIAVTNDSNENILNGAANVHRNEFGIDNGIFPAPNSESVAFYRMDQTMVADYPVIDWSVTPAVNHNIKYPMAGQKSHEVTLGVYNIKNQSTTFLKVEGEKDQYLTAITWSPDSKYIFVGVLNRGQNHMKMNQYDAVTGDLVKTLFEESDSKYVEPQHPLTFFPNSTTDFIWQSQRTGYNHLFHYSLEKGLVAQITKGDWLVTDILGFNEKKKEIYFTSTKETPLEKHLYRINWANFKLQRLDNAEGVHTGVLSSDGNYLYDVYSNANTPKVANIINTNTLKSDNILTAENTLKNYQRPEIKNVNLKADDGTPLYGKIILPTNFDPNKKYPVIVYLYNGPHLQLITNTFPASGNLWYEYMAQNGYIIFTMDGRGSANRGMKFEQAVFRNLGTTEMNDQMKGVDYLKSLPYVDSEKLGIHGWSFGGFMTTSFMTRHPEVFKVGVAGGPVIDWSMYEIMYGERYMDTPQENPQGYAAANLLDKVQNLKGKLLMIHGAQDDVVVWQHSIKFIKSAVDNGVQLDYFVYPGHPHNVIGKDRVHLMQKVTDYFDQNLKK
- a CDS encoding acyltransferase family protein — its product is MNFVKVDRVHFHTFDSLRFLSFLLVFLHHSPIPTDSVLHYISKGGGIGVSFFFVLSGFLITYILILEKLNNQNKISLKKFFKRRILRIWPLYYAMAIFAFCTPFILTFFHISFSNDGYEPNWFFTFTFLENYMMMYTGSFPNVAPLPVIWSLCIEEHFYIIWGLIFYFISLKNIPKLIVVSILVSFLTKIVYETYNIPTVDIFTNIDNFAFGTIPAYLFVFHKEIIKKLNEIPSIYKYFYAVFVLSAIVIRLNTTVIPDVKINSLFFGMLFSLLILFTLGEKNVFKISDKTILARLGKYTYGLYLIHPICISLFVKMGEKYHLNWYSITSLAFVFTVIFAYLSYHLFEKQFLKLKGSN
- a CDS encoding LLM class flavin-dependent oxidoreductase; the encoded protein is MELGIGMFGDLSFDQTTGKYRDAGVKIREILEQVKTMDEVGIDVFAMGEHHRPDYAVSSPEIVLAAAASITKNIKLASGVTVLSSSEPVKVYEDFSTLDLISDGRAEIFVGRGSFIESFPLYGYSLNDYEQLFDEKLELLLKINSEENVSWSGKLRAPMQNQTVYPRAKNDGKLSIWRAVGGTPQSVLSAAQLGMPLVVAIIGGMPIQFKNLIEFYKQEYQKAGHDVSKMQIAIHSHTFVSNDQNVVDGYFNNYKSQMDRIGASRGWAPYTKAQYDGGRNKDGALFIGSPAEVADKIAYMKEIFGITRFIGHMDVGDPAHDVMMKSIELFGEKVKPIVQN